The Microterricola viridarii nucleotide sequence CGAAGTGCAGCAGCAGCCGGGCGCCGCCGTGCGGGCCGAGCTCGTCCGGCAGCTCGAAGTCGCGGCGGTAGTGCAGCCACTGCCCCGGCTGCAGCTGGCGCTCGACGCCGGAGAGGGCCGACTCGGGCGAGAACGGCACGATGATCTCCCCGTCGAGACGGGACGGCACGCCCTCGGTCGCGGTGATCGCGTAGCCCCAGCGCCCGTTCAGGCTGTGGAAGCTGTCGCGCACCAGCTGCGGCCGGGGGTATTCGGGCAGCGGGTTGTCGGGGTCCAGCGCCTCCCCCCACGGTGTCAGCAGCCGGCCGAGGGCGCGCGTGCGGCTCATCGCGCCCGCCCTCGCTCGAACTCCGGCTCCCGCGATCGCGTCCGCTCACGGCGCTGCAGCGCGAGTGCCGGCACCAGCACGAACAGGGTGACGATGGCGGCGGCGACGAAGATGCCGCCGGTCGGCACCTGCTTGGCCACGCCGAGCTCCTCGTACGTCTCGCCGGCCCCGCTGATGACGGCGGCCCCGATGAACGGGCCGATCAGCATCGGCACCAGGATGGCGAAGATCATCCGGAGCCCCTGCACGGAGCCGACCCGGTCCACGGGCGAGAAGTTGCGCACCGAGGCGCCGATCGCGGCGACCATGAGCATGAAGCCGCTCATCATGAACAGCCCGGCGACGATGACGAAGACGGTGTCGCGCGCGAGCGACATCAGCACGAGGCCGAGCACGTAGATCGCGGCGATCGGCAGGATCGAGCGCACCGTGCCGACCCGGTCGATCACCCGGCCGCCGAGCACGCTGACGACGGCGGCGCCGAGCAGCACGACGCCGAGCACGAGCGCGTACTCCTGGATCCGCAGGGTGCGCTGGATGTAGATGATCAGGTAGGGCAGGAACACCTGGGTGGAGATGCCGAACACGGCCCACGCGGCGAGGGCCAGGTAGAGCCGGGGGTTGGCCCGCACCACGGAGGGCCGCAGCCCGTGCGCGATCGAGCGGAACACCCGGTCGCTCTGCCTGGCCGGGTTCGGAACGTCCCGGATCAGGAACCAGGCCAGCACGCCGACGAGCATCGTGGCGACGCCGATGATGCCGAAGAACTCGCGCCACTGTCCGGCCCGGGTGAAGCCGTCCAGGGCGCCGAAGACGATCAGCATGCTGAGCAGCGGCAGCGCGGCGAGCACCGACTCCACCTTGGCCCGGTTGCCCACGCTGGTCACATCGGTGACCCAGGCGTTGAAGGCGGCGTCGTTGGCGCTGGAGCCGATGAAGCTCATGACGCAGTCGAGCAGGATGACGATGAGCACGGTCAGGGCCACGGCGTCGATCACGGGCACCAGCCGTCCGATGCCGTCGACAGAGACGAAGCCGAATGCGGCCGTCGAGAGCCCCCAGAGCAGGTAGCCGGCCACGATGAACAGGCGGCGCTTGCCGATCCTGTCGCTGATCGCCCCGACCAGCAGGGTGGCGAGGGTGGCGGCGATGGCGCTGGCCGCGACCATCGCCGCGAGCACGTTCGGGTCGTCGGTGATGGTGTCGTAGACGAACACGTTGAGGTACATGTTCTCGAGCGTCCAGGCGATCTGGCCGACCAGGCCCACGATGACGACGGCGAACCAGCGCCGGGCCCCGAGCGAGGCGGGCAGCGCGCGCACCGGCGCGGGGGCGACCTCAGACAGGGTCGTGTCGTCGGGGGTGGTCATCAGTGCGGGCTCCCATCGCGATCATCGTTGATCGCCCAGAACGGCGCCGGTCAGCCCCGGCGCTTGGAGCACTACTCTAGCGACCCGGCGCGCTCAGACCTCGCTGCTGCCCGGCGGAGGCAACTCGACGAGGGCGGGGACGGGGTCGGCGGCATCCGCCTGTGGCCAGAATGTGCGCAGCAGCGAGTCGGGCAGCTCGATCGTGCCGGCCCGGCGCGGGTCGATGTAGCGGTCGGTGTTCGTGCCGAGCGCCTTGACGTCGTCGTGCAGCCGCTCCATCGTGACGTCCAGCCGGCTCGCGGTGGCCGCGGCATCGCGCAGCTCGGCGAGCAGGCTCTCGGGAACGTCGCCGTCGTACTTGTAGTAGATCTTGTGCTCGAGGCTCGCCCAGAAATCCATCGCGATGGTGCGGATCTGCACCTCGACCTTGACCGGGTGCACCCGCTCGGAGAGGAAGACGGGCACCTCGACGAGCATGTGCAGGCTCTGGTAGCCGTTCTCCTTGGGCGCGGCGATGTAGTCGCGCACCTGCAGCACCGTGATGTCGTCCTGGGCGGCGATCATCTCGAAGACCCGGTAGGCGTCGGAGATGAAGCTGCAGGTGACGCGCACGCCGGCGATGTCGTGCACCTCGGCGGCAATCTGCTCGATCGTCGGCTCCAGGCCCTTGCGCACCGCCTTGGCCAGAATGCTCTCCGGGCTCTTCAGCCGCGAGCTGACGTGCTCGATCGGGCTGTAGTCGTTGCGGTGGCTGAACTCCTCGCGCAGGATGTTCAGCTTCGTCATGATCTCGTCGATCCCGAACTTGTACTCGAGCATCATGCCCTCGAACTGATGCCGAACGCGGTTGAGCTCCTCGAGTTCGGGGCTGAGCTGCACGGGGTCCTGGTGTCCTGACATGATGCTGCGATCCTCGCAGAGCCAGCTGGCCGCGCGCTTGGAGTACACCCCGGATTTCGGATGCCGCGCGCGCCGCGCTTGCGTCGCCTTTCTCCGGTGCTCAGTCCAGGCCGAACTCGCCCAGGTAGACCCAGCGGCCGCCCTCGCGCACGAATCTGCTGCTCTCGTGCTGGGAGCCACGGCCATCGGGGCCGCGGTAGTAGGCGATGAACTCGACGGCGCCCTCGGCGTCGAGCAGGCCGCCGCCGCTCGTGCCCTCGATGTCGAGGCGGTACCAGCGCAGATAGTCGTCGAGTTCGAGTGCGGCCGGGCGGGTGCTCGTGTGCCAGCTGCGCAACAGGTAGTCGGCGTCACCGACGGCGAAGGCCGAGAAGCGGGAGCGCATCAGGGCCTCGGCGGTCGCGGCATCCGCCTGCCCGCGGTGCAGCCGGCCGCAGCAGGCCCCATAGGTCTCGCCGCTCAGGCAGGGGCAGCGGTCGGCGTCGTCGATCGGCCCGGCGCTCATTCGGGCAGCCCGGTCGCGACGGCGTCGCCGAGCCAGGACTCGGCCACCCAGTCGGGCCCGTCGCTGTTCAGCACGACGACCCCGGTGTTGGTCAGCACCCGTTGGGAGACGAAGGCGGCGTCGAGGTTGCGCACCGAGTAGCCGGCCCAGGAGCGCAGCATCGCGCCGTGGCTGACCAGGGCGGCGCTCTCGACCCCGGATGCCGCGATCTCCGCGATCACCTCGTCGAAGCGCCCGAACGCCTCGTGGCCGTTCTCCCCGCCGCGAATCCGGGCGTCGAGCTCGCCCGCGGCCCAGGCCATGCAGGTCTCGATGTACTCCATCACGGAGCGCCGGTCGGTGAGCATCTCCAGCTCTCCGGCGGTGATCTCGCGGAGCCCGTCGCGCACGCCCAGCTCGACGGAGCGCAGGCGCGCCAGCGGCGCGGCTGTCTGCTGGGCCCGCAGCTGCGAGGAGGCGTAGACGGCGGCGATCGGCTCGGCGCCCAGCAGCTCCCCGATCGCGCTCGCCTGCTGCATCCCGAGCTCGGTCAGGGCGGGCCCCGGCACCGCGGTGTCCAGCGCGCCGATCACATTCGAGGGGGTCTGGCCGTGGCGGATCAGAAAGAGGCGCATGGCCTCGACTCTACGCGGCACGGCTGGCAGGCCCGGCGGGCACCGCGGCGCAGACCCCCCGATCAGGTTACTTCCCGTCAAATATTGGACTCTGTGCACGAAACGGGCGATAGGTTCGTAGTTCCGTGCTCTCCCTCGGCGCCGGCCGTCGGGGCAGCCGGCTTCCCGCCCTTCAAGCAACGAGGACACCATGACTGACACCCGCACATCCCTCGACCAGCCCCGCCAGGACGAGGGCTACTTCGGGCCCGACAGTGTCAGCTGGCGCCTCTTCGCCGACCCCTCCTCGAAGCTGGGCGGCGTCGCCGCCATCCTGCTGCAGGCTCTGAACCCGCACATGATGCGCCTGTTCGACGCCGTCAGCGTGATGGACGCCGACCCACAGGGCCGGTCAGAGCGCACCGCCCGCTACATCGACACCACCATCTTCGGCGACAAGGCGCACGCGGATGCCGCAGGCCTCTCGGTGCAGCGCATGCACGCGCACGCCCAGTGGACCGACCCGGTCACGGGCGAGACGCTGCGCGCCGACACCATGGAGTGGCTGGTCTGGACCCACAACACGGTGACGTGGGGCGTGCTGCGCGGCGCCGACGCCTTCGGGCCGGAGCTGAGCGTGGCCGAGCAGGACGCCTTCGTGAAGGAACAGCACATCGCCGCGCGCTTGGCCGGCATCGACCCGGACACCATCGCCTCCACCCGCGCCGAGCTCGACGCCTACATCGAGGAGCAGAAGACCTGGATGTCGCTCTGCCTGCCGGCCGCCGAGCTCTCCCGGGCGCTGCGCAAGCCGAGCTTCCGCGGCAACCCGATCAACGTCTGGACCGGCATCGTCATCCAGGACGGCATCCTCTCGCTGCTGCCCGACTGGGCGCTGCTCCTGTACGGCGTCGCCGGCCGCCCGATGAATCTGAAGAGCGCCGCCCGCACCAGCAAGGGCATGCTCGCCGCCGCACGGCGCAACACCAGCTACGAAGATGTCATCACCGGGTTCACGACCCGGGTCGACACGCACCCGTACCGCAAGGTGCGCACCCGCGCCTAGCCCGCAGCAGCCGGCCCTCACCACACCCCACCAGCACCAGCACCAGCACCAGCATCCGCACCCGCACCCGCATCAGAGAAGTGACAATGCCCTCCGCCACCACCGACCCCCTCGGTTTCCGCTCCCTCCTGACGGGGCTGCCGCTGGCGGCCTGGCGCCAACTGCGCTTCGGCGGTTGGCGGATGCTGCTGCTCTACGGCATCCTGCAGGGCATCGTCGCGCTGATCTGCGCGCCGATCCTGCGCTGGCTGTTCGGCGAGGCACTGGCGGCGGCCGGCCTGCACTCCGTCGACATGGCGACCATCGGCGGCCTGTTCGGCACGCCCCTCTCGCTCGGCCTGCTCGCGGCGATCCTCGCCTTCGCGCTCTGCGTCGTCTCCCTGCAGCTGATGGTGCTGGTCCTCTCCACCCGGCGGGTGCGCCTGGGCGAGGCCATCACGGTCCGCACGGTGGCCGGCGACACCGCGCGGGTGCTGAAGAAGCTGTTCAGGCCCGGCTCGCTGGCCCTGCTCTGGTACCTGTTCCTGGTGCTGCCGCTGGCTCAGTTCGGCTTCCTCTCCGTGCTCACCCATGCGATCGCTATCCCCTCCTTCGTGAGCGGCGAGCTGGTCAAGACGGTGCCGGGCATGATCGGCTACCTCGCCTTCCTCGTCGTCGCCGGCATCATCAACGTGCGCCTGGCGCTCACCATCCCGCTGTTCGCGCTCGGCAACGTCGGCGGCCTCCGTGCGATGCGGGTGAGCTGGCGGATGACGAAGCGGCCGGACCTGCCGCTGCAACTGGCCTTCCTGCTGGTGCTCGTCACCTCCGGGGTCGCCTTCGCCGGCCTCGTCGCGCTCAGCATGCTGCCGACGGCGCTCACCGACCTGGTGGCAGCGGACCTCTCCCCCGGTGTAGCCGCGGTCAGCCTGGCGCTGGCCCAGTTGGGCGGGCTGCTGCTGGTCGGGGCGTCGGTGGTCGGCTTCGCGGCTGTGCTGGTCGAGCTGCTCGCCCGTGCCCGCGGCCTGTTGCCCGCCGACGTCGAGCTGCTCGACCTCGGCAGCGTGCCGGCATCCGCGCTCGAGAAGAAGGGCTCGCCCGGGCGACGCCGGGCCGGCCTGGCCGCGCTCGGCTCGCTGCTGGTGGCCACCGTCGTGCTCAGCATGGTGAACGTCCCCATCATGACCGCGATGAGCCTGCATCCGCAGACGCTGGTGCTCGGCCACCGCGGGTTCAGCGGCGGCGGTGTCGAGAACACGATCTCGGGCCTGGACGCGGCCCGCGCTGCCAGGGCGGACCTCGTCGAGATGGACGTGATGCAGACCGCGGACGGAGGACTGGTCGCCATGCACGACGCCAACCTCTCCCGCCTGGCCGGCATGTCGGTGACCGTCGCCGAGCTCACCCTGGACGAGATCACCCAGATCACCGTGAGCGATCTGCAGGGCAACAGCGACACGATCCCGTCGTTCCGCGACTACGCCCTGCACGCCCAGCAGATCGGCATGCCGCTGCTGGTGGAGATCAAGCTGCACGGGCAGGAGAAGCCCGGCTTCGTGGAGGATGTCGTCGCCGAGCTGGAGTCGATCGACGCCCTCGAGGCCAACATCTACCACTCGCTCAGCAAGCCGAGCATCGAGCAGTTGAAGCGGCTGCGCCCCGGCCTCTACACCGGGTACACCATGGCATTCGCCGGGGTCGCGGCGCCCGACACCATCGCCGACTTCATCGTCGTCGAGGAGTGGTCGTACAACACCGAGCTGCGCGACTCGGCGACGGCGGCCGGCCTCGGCATGTACGTCTGGACGGTCAACGACGAGCTGCGGCAGCGGCAGATGCTCCGCGACGGCGTGCACGGCATCATCACCGACGCCCCCGACCTGGCCGTCGGCTCGCGCGACGGGATGCACCGCGAGAGCGGGCTGGCCGCGACGCTGTTCGACGCGCTGATGCGCTTCGTCGTGGTGGTGTAGCGCTGGATCAGGCGGCTTTCGGCGTGATGTTCACCATCCAGTCGACGCCGTAGCGGTCGGTGCACATGCCGAAGGCGGCGCCCCACGGCGACGTCTCCAGCGGCACCGTCATGCTGCCGCCGTCGACGAGCTTCTCCCAGTAGCCGCGCAGCACGGCCTCGTCGTCTCCGCTCAGTGAGATCGACGTGCCGTTCTTGAACTGCTCCGTCTGCATGTGCTTGGGGGTGTCGGACCCCATCAGCACGATGCCGTGATCTCCGTCGATCTGACCGTGCATGATCTTGTCGGCCTCATCCGGTTCGGCATTGTTCGGCATCTCGCCAAAGGTGGTGAGCGTGAGGGTGCCGCCGAACACCGAGTGGTAGTACTCCATCGCCTCGCGGGCGATATCGATGAAGCTGAGGTACGGGTTGAGCACAACGGACATGATCGGCCTTTCGTCGGGGTCCCCGAGCCGATTATCGCCCTGCCGCGCGCGGCGCGCTAGTGCCGCCGTTCAGAGTGCGGATGCCGCGCGCAGGCGTCCCGGCAGGAAGGGCAGCAGCGGCGGCGTGTAGACGAGCGCGGCCGGCGGGGTCTCGGCGAAGACGTGCACGGCCGTGCCGTAACGCCACAACCGGTTGAAGACGAAGACCTGCAGAACGGCGGATGCCCCCACGCGCTCGCCCGCGCTCGGCAGCTGCCAGGTGCCGACGCCCCACTGCGCCGGCTGGCCGCGCCCGGCGATGACGACGGTCGGCTTCGAGCGCCAGCTGAACAGCGGGCGCTTCAGCGTGAGCTGGAGGCGGTGGGCGGGTTCTGCGGGCATCGCCCCAGCCTAGGGCGCTCGGCCCCTGCCCCATCGCCTACGCTTGAACATCATGGTCAGCAGACGAGAAGCAGCGATCCGCCTCGACATCCCGTTCGAGATGGCGACGCGCAACGGCATCCCCTCGCGCCTCAGCGAGGAAGAGCTCGCCGAGATCGACGCGAACCCGCCCGCCTGGCTGGCGCAGTCCCGGGCCAACCGCACCGGCAAGAAGCCGGTCTGGGTCGAGCTGACGTGCGTCATCTGCGGTTTCAGCGAGCAGGCCCGCCCGAAGAAGTGGTGGCCGGAGTTCACCTACCTGAGCTGCGACGACCACGACATGCACGAGCTGCCCGAGCCCGCCGCGGGCCTCAGCCGCAGCGAGGTCTACGGCGTCGGCAGCCGCTTCATCGGCATCGTCGACGAGCGCCCCTAGCCCTCCCCGCCGCGCGGCAGGCCGGCGACCTCATCGATCGGGGCCCGCCGCACAGTGCGGCGGCCCGGATCTGTGCAGAAGCCCCCGCTCGACGTGCGAGCGGGGGCGTCTGCCGCGGCTAGTTCGCGCGGGAGCGGAAGCTCCGCAGACGCAGGCTGTTGCCGACCACGAACACGCTGGAGAACGCCATCGCGGCCCCGGCGAGCATCGGGTTGAGCAGGCCGAGCGCGGCCAGCGGGATCGCGGCCACGTTGTAGGCGAAGGCCCAGAACAGGTTCACCTTGATCGTGCCGAGCGTGCGGCGCGACAGCCGGATCGCGTCGGCCGCGCTGCGCAGGTCGCCGCGCACCAGGGTGAGGTCGGCGGCTTCGATCGCGGCATCCGTGCCCGTGCCCATCGCCAGGCCGAGGTCGGCCTGGGCGAGCGCTGCGGCGTCGTTCACGCCGTCGCCGACCATCGCCACCACGCGGCCCTCGGCCTGCAGCTGGGCGATCACGTCGACCTTGCCCTGCGGCAGCACCTCCGCGATGACCCGCTCGATTCCGACCACCGCGGCGATCTGCCGGGCGACGGCGTCGTTGTCTCCGGTCAGGAGGATGGGGGTGAGCCCCAGCCGCGTGAACTCGGCGATCGCCTCCGCGCTCGTCGGTTTGACGGCGTCCGCCACCATGAGGACTCCCCGCGCCGCCCCGTCCCAGGCGACGACGACGGCGGTCTGCCCGCGCTGCTCGGCGGCGGCCTTCGCGTCCGCGAGCTCCGCGCCCAGCGGGATCGCCCACTCGGCCAGCAGCGAGTCGCGGCCGACGAGCACGAGGTGCCCGTCGACGACGCCCTGCACGCCCTTGCCCTCGATGTTCGCGAAGGACTCCACGGCGGGCAGCGCGCCGGCCCGCTGTGTCGCACCGGCGGCGATGGCCTGGGCGATGGGGTGCTCCGAGGCGTCTTCGACGGCTCCGGCCAGACGCAGCAACTCCTCCTCGCGCGTGCCGTCGGCGACGGTCACCGCGAGCAGGGTCATCTTGCCGGTGGTGACGGTGCCCGTCTTGTCGAGCACGATGGTGTCGACGGTACGGGTCGATTCCAGCACCTCCGGGCCCTTGATCAGGATGCCGAGCTGGGCGCCGCGTCCGGTGCCGACGAGCAGCGCCGTCGGGGTGGCCAGGCCCAGCGCGCACGGGCAGGCGATGATGAGCACGGCCACGGCGGCCGTGAACGCGGCGGCGGCCGGGTAGCCGGCGCCGAGCCAGGCACCGAGCGTCGCCACGGCGATGCCGATGACGATCGGCACGAAGATGCCGGAGACGCGGTCAGCCAGGCGCTGCACCTCGGCCTTGCCCGACTGGGCGTCCTCGACGAGCTTCGCCATCTGCGCCAGCTGCGTGTCCGCACCGATGCGGGTGGCCCGGATGACGAGCCGGCCGCCGGCGTTGACGGTGGCGCCGACGACGCTGTCGCCGGGGGCGACCTCGACGGGCACCGACTCGCCGGTGAGCATGGAGGCGTCGATGGCGGAGCTGCCGTCGACGATCACGCCGTCGGTGGCGATCTTCTCGCCGGGGCGCACCACGAACTCGTCGCCGACGGCGAGGTCCTCGATCGCGATCTTCGACTCGACGCCGCCGCGCAGCACCGAGACCTCCTTCGCACCGAGCTCGAGCAGGGCGCGCATGGCGGCGCCGGCCTGGCGCTTGGAGCGCTTCTCGAAGTAGCGCCCGGCGAGCACGAACATCGTCACGCCGGCTGCCACCTCGAGGTAGATGTTGGCGGCGCCGTCGCTCGGCCCGACGGTGAGCTCGAAGGCGTGCGTCATGCCCGGCTCGCCGGCCGTGCCGAGGAACAGCGCGTAGACCGACCAGAGCAGCGCCGACAGGGTGCCGATCGAGATGAGGGTGTCCATGGTGGCCGCGCCGTGGCGCAGGTTCACCCAGGCGGCCTTGTGGAACGGCCAGGCCGCCCAGACGACGACGGGCGCGGCCAGCACGAGTGAGGCCCACTGCCAGTAGGTGAACTGCAGCGCCGGCACCATCGCGAGCAGGATCACCGGCACCGACAGCACGATGCTGCCGATGAGTCGCTGGCGGAGGCCGCGCAGCTCGGTGTCCTGGCCGGACTCGCCCTCGCCGGCGCCGCCCCGCACGGCGGCCTTCGCTGCTTTCACGGGCACCGCCGCCGTGTACCCGGTCTTCTCGACCTCGGCGATCAGCGCGGCGACGTCGAAGCCCTGCGGCGCGCTCACGCGGGCCTTCTCCGTGGCGTAGTTGACGCTCGCCGAGACGCCGTCCAGCTTGTTCAGCTTCTTCTCGATGCGCATGGCGCAGGAGGCGCAGGTCATGCCGCCGATCTCGAGCTCGACGCTCTCACTCAGTTGCACCGGCTGCTGTTCGGCGGTTGTCATGATGCCCTCCCGGATGCCGCAGGCTGCCCGATGCCCGCGCTGTGTGTCATGGTCGGCTGCTCGGTCGGGGCGCCGGCGCCCGCCGGGGCGAGCAGCTGGGCGGCGAGGAAGCTCGCGAAGAACAGGGCGACGAGCCCGGCCACATAGAGGCCGATCTTCAGCGGGGCGGTCATGCCTTCACCCGCGCGGCCGTGTAGCCGGCCTCCTCGACGGCGGCGAGGACGGCCGCGTCGTCGAGCGGCACGCTCGAGCGGACGAGGAGTCGGCCGGTGGCGGCGGAGACATCAATGGCCTCGACGTCGCTCAGCTGGTCCAACTCGCTCGCAATCGCGCGCTCACAGTGTGAGCAGGTCATTCCGGTTACCTGGTACTCGGTGTTCACTCTTCTGCACTCCTTTCGGGATACCCCCTAGGGGTATTCTCACCGACAAGGAACATCATACCCCGCACGGGTATTCCCGCGCGGCGCGAACGCCTAGCCGAGCGGCTTCCACCCCGTCGGGGTGGTGATGAGCACCCGCTTGCTCTCGGCCGCGCGGTCCTCGGCGAGCTCGACGAGCGCCTGGCCGACGTTGGCGAACGGCAGCGTGGGCAGCCCGGGCACCGAGCCGACCTTGCCGAGAGGCTTGACGGCCGCGGCGGTCAGCGGCGGCGCCTCCTTGAGGTTCACCGGGTAGGCGATGGTGTAGGTGATGCCGGATGCCGGCAGCGCGCGCTCCGCGAGCGCCTTGTCCTCGAACAGCGGCGCCGTGCCCAACCGATAGACGAGCCGGGCCAGGCCGGAGGCCTGCGCCAGCGTGTCCCCGGCGCCGAACGCCGACACCAGCACGAAGCGCGGCACGCCGGCCTGCTTCACGGCCGCGGTCATGCGCGGCAGCACGCGCTGCATGAAGTCGATCGGCTTGCGGGAGCCCATGCGGAAGGCCGGGCCGACGGCGCTGATCACGGCATCCGCGCCCGCGAATGCCTCGACCATCGCTGCCTCGTCCTCGACGCTGCCGACGACGACGCGCACGCCGAGCAGCGGCGGCACGGATTCTGGGCGGCGCGCGAATGCGACCACCTCATGGCCGGCTGCGACCGCCGCCAGCAGGGTGTGGCGGCCGATGTTTCCGGCGGCTCCGAGTACGACGATCTTCATATGGTGCTCTCCTTCTGGGATGATTCTGGTCAGTGGCCGACGGCGGCTGCGCCGGTGACGGCGGCGAGCGCCTGCAGGCAGAGGCGCGTGACGGCGTCGCGGTCGACGCCGCCAGCAGTGGAGGATGCGGCGGCGACCTGCTCGACGAAGCCGAGCCAGCCACCGATCGCGAGGCGCGCGAGCGGGGTGTCGTCAACCCCGAGGAACTCGACCACCCGCTCGAGCTGCACGGCGTGGTTGCTCGCGGCAATCTCGTGCACGACGGCCGGCGCGGAGGCGCGCGGTACGTAGAGCTCGCGCAGGCCGCCGCCGCTGGCCGCGAAGTGGTCGAGGTAGGCCCCGAGCGCGCGCTCCAGGTTCTCGCGCGGCGAGAGTACGGGGTCGGGGGCCGTCGCCGCCAGCAGCACCTCGGCCTCCCGCCGCAGCACGGCGTCCAGCAGCGCGTCCTTGCCCGGGAAGTAGTGGTAGACGAGCGCCCGGGTGACCCCGGCCTGCTCGGCGATGTCGCGCACGGACACGGCCTCGAAGCCGTCCCGACCGAAGTGCCGGGCGGCCACGCGCAGGATCTGCTCCCGCCGGCCGTCCGGGGTCAACCGCGCGGCATCCGCCTTGTTTGACATGTGTCAAACCTAAAACACTGTTTGACAGCCGTCAAATTGAGCGCGGATGCCGTGCGGCGCTACGGCCGCAGCGACGGCAGGGGCCCTCCCCCGCGGGCGTCGGCCCACAGGTCGACCCCGGCGTCGCCGGCGAAGCCGTCGATCTCGGCGAGCTCCTCCGCGCTGAAGTCGAGCCGGTCCAGCGCCGCGACGTTCTCCTCCAGTTGGGCGACCCGGCTGGCTCCGATGACGAGGCTCGTCACCCGCTCGTCGCGCAGCGCCCAGGCCAACGCCATCTGCGCGAGCGTCTGGCCCCGGCGCCGGGCGATGGCGTCCAGACCGCGGATCCGCGCGAGCGTCGGCTCGGCGAGCATGCCGGCGCCGATCGATCCGTCAGAGGAGGCACGGGAGCCCTCCGGTACCCCGCCGAGGTACTTGCCGGTGAGCAGGCCCTGGGCCAGCGCGGTGAACCCGATCACGCCGAAGCCCTCCTCGGCGGCGACGTCGAGCAGCCCCTCGGTCTCGACCCAGCGGTTCAGCATCGAGTAGGAGGGCTGGTGGATCAGCAGCGGGGTGCCGAGCTCGCGCAGCAGCTCGGCGAGCGCGCGGCTGGCATCCGCCCCATAGGAGGAGATGCCGACGTAGAGGGCCTTGCCAGAGCGCACGGCCCGGTCGAGCGCCGCCGCGGTCTCCTCGAGCGGCGTGCCCGGGTCGGGGCGGTGCGAGTAGAAGATGTCGACGTAGTCGACGCCGAGGCGGCCGAGCGACTGGTCGAGCGAGGAGAGCAGGTGCTTGCGGCTCGCCCCGACCCCGTACGGGCCGGGCCACATGTCCCAGCCGGCCTTGGTCGAGATGACGAGCTCGTCGCGGTGCGGGGCGAGGTCGCTGGCCAGCAGCCGGCCGAAGGCGGTCTCGGCCGCGCCGTAGGGCGGGCCGTAGTTGTTGGCGAGGTCGAAGTGGGTCATGCCGAGGTCGAAGGCGCGGCGCACGATGGCCCGCTGCGCGTCGAACGAGCGGTCCTCGCCGAAATTCTGCCAGAGGCCGAGCGAGAGCACGGGCAGCTTCAGCCCCGAGCGCCCGGTGCGGCGGTAGGTCATGCGGTCGTAGCGGTCTGCAGCGGCGAGGTACGGCATGCCTCCATGCTAGCCACCGCCCGCCGCAGCCCCTCGGATGCCGCGGCCCGACGTCACCGACCGCGCACCCGGTTCGGTAACGTTGAACCTCCACTGCAGCAGCGGCAGCACAGAAACGAGACAGCATGAGCACTCCCATTCGCATCGGCATCGCCGGCTACGGCAACCTGGGGCGCGGCGTCGAATCCGCCATCGCCCAGAACGCCGACCTCGAGCTGGTGGGCGTGTTCAGCCGCCGCGACCCGGCCACCGTGCAGACCCTCCGGCCGGAGACGGCCGTCTTCGCCCAGGACGAGCTGCCCGCCCGCACCGCCGACATCGACGTGCTGATCCTCTGCGGCGGCTCGAAGAACGACCTGCCTGAGCAGTCCCCCGAGCTGGCCGCCCTGTTCAACATCGTCGACAGCTTCGACACGCACGCCCGCATCCCGGAGCACTTCGCGGCGGTCGACGCCCCCGCCCGCGCCGCCGGCAAGACCGCGCTCATCTCGTCCGGCTGGGACCCGGGCATGTTCTCGATCAACCGGGTCTACGGCGAGGCGCTGCTGCCCGACGGCGACACCTACACGTTCTGGGGCCGCGGCCTGAGCCAGGGCCACTCCGA carries:
- a CDS encoding MFS transporter — translated: MTTPDDTTLSEVAPAPVRALPASLGARRWFAVVIVGLVGQIAWTLENMYLNVFVYDTITDDPNVLAAMVAASAIAATLATLLVGAISDRIGKRRLFIVAGYLLWGLSTAAFGFVSVDGIGRLVPVIDAVALTVLIVILLDCVMSFIGSSANDAAFNAWVTDVTSVGNRAKVESVLAALPLLSMLIVFGALDGFTRAGQWREFFGIIGVATMLVGVLAWFLIRDVPNPARQSDRVFRSIAHGLRPSVVRANPRLYLALAAWAVFGISTQVFLPYLIIYIQRTLRIQEYALVLGVVLLGAAVVSVLGGRVIDRVGTVRSILPIAAIYVLGLVLMSLARDTVFVIVAGLFMMSGFMLMVAAIGASVRNFSPVDRVGSVQGLRMIFAILVPMLIGPFIGAAVISGAGETYEELGVAKQVPTGGIFVAAAIVTLFVLVPALALQRRERTRSREPEFERGRAR
- a CDS encoding GTP pyrophosphokinase, yielding MSGHQDPVQLSPELEELNRVRHQFEGMMLEYKFGIDEIMTKLNILREEFSHRNDYSPIEHVSSRLKSPESILAKAVRKGLEPTIEQIAAEVHDIAGVRVTCSFISDAYRVFEMIAAQDDITVLQVRDYIAAPKENGYQSLHMLVEVPVFLSERVHPVKVEVQIRTIAMDFWASLEHKIYYKYDGDVPESLLAELRDAAATASRLDVTMERLHDDVKALGTNTDRYIDPRRAGTIELPDSLLRTFWPQADAADPVPALVELPPPGSSEV
- a CDS encoding oxygenase MpaB family protein, coding for MTDTRTSLDQPRQDEGYFGPDSVSWRLFADPSSKLGGVAAILLQALNPHMMRLFDAVSVMDADPQGRSERTARYIDTTIFGDKAHADAAGLSVQRMHAHAQWTDPVTGETLRADTMEWLVWTHNTVTWGVLRGADAFGPELSVAEQDAFVKEQHIAARLAGIDPDTIASTRAELDAYIEEQKTWMSLCLPAAELSRALRKPSFRGNPINVWTGIVIQDGILSLLPDWALLLYGVAGRPMNLKSAARTSKGMLAAARRNTSYEDVITGFTTRVDTHPYRKVRTRA
- a CDS encoding glycerophosphoryl diester phosphodiesterase membrane domain-containing protein, whose translation is MPSATTDPLGFRSLLTGLPLAAWRQLRFGGWRMLLLYGILQGIVALICAPILRWLFGEALAAAGLHSVDMATIGGLFGTPLSLGLLAAILAFALCVVSLQLMVLVLSTRRVRLGEAITVRTVAGDTARVLKKLFRPGSLALLWYLFLVLPLAQFGFLSVLTHAIAIPSFVSGELVKTVPGMIGYLAFLVVAGIINVRLALTIPLFALGNVGGLRAMRVSWRMTKRPDLPLQLAFLLVLVTSGVAFAGLVALSMLPTALTDLVAADLSPGVAAVSLALAQLGGLLLVGASVVGFAAVLVELLARARGLLPADVELLDLGSVPASALEKKGSPGRRRAGLAALGSLLVATVVLSMVNVPIMTAMSLHPQTLVLGHRGFSGGGVENTISGLDAARAARADLVEMDVMQTADGGLVAMHDANLSRLAGMSVTVAELTLDEITQITVSDLQGNSDTIPSFRDYALHAQQIGMPLLVEIKLHGQEKPGFVEDVVAELESIDALEANIYHSLSKPSIEQLKRLRPGLYTGYTMAFAGVAAPDTIADFIVVEEWSYNTELRDSATAAGLGMYVWTVNDELRQRQMLRDGVHGIITDAPDLAVGSRDGMHRESGLAATLFDALMRFVVVV
- a CDS encoding histidine phosphatase family protein, which produces MRLFLIRHGQTPSNVIGALDTAVPGPALTELGMQQASAIGELLGAEPIAAVYASSQLRAQQTAAPLARLRSVELGVRDGLREITAGELEMLTDRRSVMEYIETCMAWAAGELDARIRGGENGHEAFGRFDEVIAEIAASGVESAALVSHGAMLRSWAGYSVRNLDAAFVSQRVLTNTGVVVLNSDGPDWVAESWLGDAVATGLPE
- a CDS encoding YchJ family protein produces the protein MSAGPIDDADRCPCLSGETYGACCGRLHRGQADAATAEALMRSRFSAFAVGDADYLLRSWHTSTRPAALELDDYLRWYRLDIEGTSGGGLLDAEGAVEFIAYYRGPDGRGSQHESSRFVREGGRWVYLGEFGLD